ATTTGCATAGGCAACTGATACCACGCCAGGAGATGCTTCATTAGCAATGAAGTTTCCTGGAGATGGTACATCACCTAATGAAAATGAAGTAAATGATAATAATGCGGGATCAAAATCAATATCGAACTGGAAGGAAATAGCTCCCATATCACTTGTCATCATAGTTGTGCTGACAGGGATTACTACTTCGTTACCCACAGTAACATTACCAGAACCAGTTGTGATAGTCACATCCTGATAAGGATTGTATTCAATTACTTCTACAGTACCATCAATTAGATTGCCAGCAGCCAGATAAGTGGCATTATACTTAAAGTCATTGACATCCAAAGGTGTAGTACCCACATCAGCTGCTTCAAAATTTATAGTTACAAGATTTCCTACTCCGCTTATTGCCTCATAATGGGCAAAAGCTACAATAACGTGACCTGGAAGACTCTCATTTGCCAAGAGGCTTCCTGAGCCAGCAATAACATCACCCGCAGTAAATCCTGTGTATGTTACTATTGCTGGATTGAAATCCAGTTCAAACTGAAAGGCTGTGATATTCCAACTTTCAAGCAATTCAGTAGTGCCTACAGTGATATTAAATTCATCACCAGGATTCTCTACTGCACTCGAACAAGTTATGATCGAGTTTTCAAATTGCCCAAAAAGAAGAGTTGAGATCATAGCCAGTAAGATGACCATAAATACCTTTTTCATAAATTAAAACTCCTTCTTACATATTTATCTTTATTTATTCTTCTTAACATTAAATTAATGGCAGGGACGAAATATCGCCCCTGCCCGATATTTTGCTTTATTTCAGCATCAACATTTTATTCATGCTGCTATATCCACCGATTTGTGCACGGTAGAAATATACACCACTTCCAGTTGTCTGGTTATTATTATCTGTTCCATTCCAAAGCAGATTATGATATCCCTGATCTAAATTGCCCTGGAACAGGGATTTTACTAATTGACCTTTTACATTATAAATATTTACTGATACTGGAGTATCATTATCAGCAACTGATAACTGAATATTTGTGTCAGGATTGAAAGGATTAGGATAGTTACCTATTAAGGCGTTTGCTAATGGAATATCTGATTCCAGATCCTGAACATCTATTTGATATTCACCATTAACGCCATTAACAGTATAATATACTGTAACAGATCCCTGATTTTCTACATTAGAATATGGTAAGCGGATGATTTCACCACTCAGAACTTCTGAGCTGGCTACTGCTGCTGCAAATTCGTCCTGATTAACAGCATTCATTACATCAGAAGCTATTTTTGGTGTACCTACGTTCAGAGATAATGGATCAATATTGATCTGCAGGCTATAAAATTCACCCTTTGCAGAGAAAACTAATTCATTATCTTCCACATTCACAGTAATATCAGCCTTAGGTGTATTAATACTTCTAAGTAATTCTACGGGGAATACATCGATAAGATCAACACTGTATTGCAGAACCAAAGCAGCATCATAAGCTTCTACAAATCCATTTCCATCAACATCACCGGCAATAATCTGCCATGTCCATGGTAATGGTGCTCCAATCGGATCAAGCTGTACTGCATACTGAAGCATATTAGCTGCATCAAATGCATCTACACTCCAGTCACCAGTTACATCACCATAGATCCATTCTGGTCCAGTTACAAAATCTTCTTCAAAACGAGGAAGAAATTCATAAACGCCATAACCAAACCCACCAATACCAGTGATTGAAACAAATTCATCATCAAGCAGCGGTTCAACATGATAGATTGCATCATCAGCCTGACATTCGCCAGTACCATCATTCATATACCATTCACCATAATTATTAGATTCTTGAGTAACAACTACATTTTCTACCATTACCAGAACACTTTCCCAGGCTTCTTCAGTAGAGAACTGCAATGTGGTTACAACAGCAGGCATTGGTAATTCATTACCAGAGCTTAATACTTCATAACCTGTGATATCTTGCATCTCAGTAAGATTGTAATATTCGAATATTGTACCTGATATCATCACGTCATCACCTAATACTGGAGTATGATCTGGATCATAAATATACATTCCATTCCAGGCTCCACCTTCAGGTGTACTTATCCAGTATTTATTTGAAGCAATTGCAGTTACAATACCTTGAGTGGAAACAATCTGATCTGCATAAGGAGAAACATCAGTACTGTCAATTGGAGTTTGAATCTCAGGAATTGATACTACTATCATGTCATTCAAGTATACTTCTGGCAATACCATAGTAGCATTGGCATCATCTATCGTAAACATTCTATTATCGATATTTTCCCATACCCATTCAACTCCATCAGCTGACATGGCAAATTTGTATTCTACATTATAAATTGAACCTGCTGGGAATAAAATATCAATTGTATATGATTCACGCATTGGGGTCAGAAGGTTTACTCCCGGATCCCAGCCCAGAGGAACTACACTACCCTGAATAGATATGCCGCCAGCATACAGGACTGGATCTACATATTCCATATTCAAGCTGAATGTTACAGTAACATCCTGTGTTGTAAATTCTGGAATTTCTTCATCACTGAACCATAAGTCTAAGATATTTACACCATCAATAACTGTATAAGTTCTATTATCTCCACCAGGAAATTCTGCCAGATCCCAGTTTCCATCGATACGGAATTTAAATTCACATCCATAACCTAAAGGAAGCATGGTAGTCATTGTATAAATTCCATCTTCATCAAGATCTTCACCTACTATTGGTACTGCACCCCATTCATTGAAGTTTCCACCAATATCTACAAAGTTCTCTCCAACTACAAAATTACCAAGCATGATCTGATAACTCATATTTACATTAAATATCACTTCCATTTCAGGAGCTTCACCATGATAACCCAGATATTCAAATGTATCCTGGTCATATACTATCCATTCACCGTCTTCAGCAGTAGTACCGGCAGCTGCCAGCCAGTCAGTGTTACCAACAGTAACAAAACCTTTACGAACTAAAGTGTGGTTCTGAGTACCTACAGCGACTCCAGCAACATCCCAGCCATTACCAGGATCATTATCAGGATCTCCAATCAGATCGATCAATGCCCAGTTTACGCCATCAAGAGAATATTCCAGACCTCTGGCATCATCACCATTGTGATGTACCACACTTGGATAACCTAAAACTTCATCAGCATTTTCTGGAAGATATAAAGCAGGATCTGTAGCATCATTTAAAATTACCCAGACATCTCCGGCTTCTAATATACTCCCAGCGGGGAATATGTGCCAGTATGCCCAGCCACCGCCATTAACTGCCTGAGCAATTCTGAAATTATCAAGGTCTACAGCAGCATCAGAACCATTATAAATTTCCAGAGCTTTATTGTTTGATGAGCCTTCAATATATTCACTGAAGAATACTCCATCTATTACTGGGAACCAGTCATTAAACAAGACTGTAGTTAAAACAGAATCTGCATCTGGAACTGTGATATTACGATTATTAGCTTCGTCTCCACCCCAGGCATTTCCATTTACATATTTAAATTCATGATAATCACCAGACATAAGCGGTAAGGTTATTGTATATATCATATCTAAATCAGCATCAAGCAACTCAGTTGCTGCAGGATCCCAACCCTGGAAACCTCCGGCTATATGAACACCTTCAGGGGCAACTTCCTGATATTGCATATCAACTGCAAAAGTAATATTAACTTCCACTGGAGGAGTAGCAACTACTGTCAGATTTCCAATTTCAGCAGCATAATACCAGATATCATCGCCTTCATAAATATAACGGTAGGTGTAGTCATAAAGACCTTCGAGCATTCCTAAAAGATTACCCATGTATTCATCATTTGCTCCGCTATCGCCATTATAAACAGTATCAAACCAAGTCCAGTCATCACCAGGAGTGCTTTCATCGGCACCATAACCAACCTGAGCTGTTATTCCCATTCCCTGTCCAGCGTCACCTGTTACTCCGTCCATCCATACCTGGCCATAAATATTTTCTGTAGTTTCACCCTCAACTATTTGAGTGCTAAGGGGCCACTGCAGATTTCCCCAGCCAATTGATGAGACTGGTACAGAATTTGCTGCACCTGGAGTTCCAAATGTAGCATAACTTGCCTGCCAGTTCTCGGCTAATGAATTATCAAGTTCTGGTGAAATAAGTTCCAGAGAAGGTCCTGAACCATCAGGTGCAGTTGGCCAGCCTTCTTCATTATCCCAATAATAAACATAATCAATTTCAGTGCTGTCTGGGGTAACTAACTGAATATCTTCTCCACTATTACCAAGTGCACCGGCAAAATCACCATAAGCAACTATTCCAAATGCAGCAAACAAACTGTCGGGATTGACAGCTAAAACTGCATAAGCTCCAGCATCAATCATGGCACCAGCATCAAAAGTATAATCAATACCTTCTGGGAAATAGCAACCACTCATGTCAGCTGCTTCAGTACCGGGATTGTATAATTCCAGAAATTCAAAATATGCATCGTCTCCCAGATCTCCTGAAGGATTATACATGATCTCATTTATTACTATTTCCGGAATTTCATTCATTATTGCTATCGTGAAGAATCCATCACTCATATCCATTGGATCTCCATCTACAGCGTCTTCCACAACCACTAATAATTCACTGCTCAATGGAACTGTATCAGAAATAAGCCATTCAAAAGTACCAGTATTGGCAATATCATTCGCAATATCAAAACGCACTGGAACTTCCAAATATACATTTACGTTATCTGCAAAAAATGAATTATTCCAGGTAATATTATAGGTTTGGCCTACATACCACATTTCACCACCATTTGGTACAGTAACTTCGATAGCTGGGTCTTCTGCTATTTCTCCATGAAATCCCAGATATTCAAAAGTATCTATATCATATATTATCCACTGACTGTCATCTGCATTTGTACCCGCTGCAAGAGGCCATTCATCATTACCATGAATTCCTTCAATTACGTCAAATTTTCTCACCATAGTATGATTAACTGTAGCATCTGCAACACCAGCTACTGCCCATGATGACCCTGGATCATCTGGATACATTCCTATCTGATCTATTATACTTATCATCAAGGTATCACCTAAGGGACCTTCAATAGGATACTGACCGTTTGGATCAATCTTACCTAATCCGCGATAATCATCACCATTGAACCAGCAAATTCCTGTTCCCAGGCTATCAGCTTCATCAAGTATTTCCTGAACAGCAGATGAATTAGCATATATAAACACATCATCATTTGCCAGCATGCCAGACATCCAGTCAATGTATTCATCATAATTTCCACCATTAGATGCCTGTAAAACCACATAATCACTTAAATCAACTTCCATTCCTGTGCCATTGTAAATTTCCAGAGCCTTATTATTGCTCGAACCTTCAATGTACTCAGTAAATAACAGATCATTAAACTGGGCAAAAGCAAAAATACTGATGCTCAAAAACAGGGTAATAATAATCACTTTCTTCATAATAAATTCCCTCCTATAAGGATTTCTCGTATTTTTTATACATGCTTCTTTCTTGATTCATACTTCCTCCAGAATTCAAGTTGACCAAAGCAATTAACTCCGAAAGTAAATTTTCTACTTTCATCATTTTTTGTAAAGAAGATTTTGAGGCTTTTTTATCTCAGGGTTAATCGCTTCTTTTTTCTTATCAATCACAGGCTTTAATTCACCTGTTTTACTTCTCATATTCTGCTCAACAGGAAATACATCTATTAAGCCCACAAAGTATTGCAGGATCAGCGAAGCATCATAAGATTCCACATAGCCATTGCCGTCTACATCAGCAGAAATTATCCTTATAACTTCCCACGGCAATGGGTCAATTTCAGGAATTGGATCCATACCCACAAAATACTGGATTGTAATGGATGCATCATAAGATTCCACAAAACCATTGCCATCAACATCACCATAGGTGATATTTTGACCACCAATATTCATAGTCACTGGAATATCAAGCATACTCACTTCAGGATCATTTGTACTTAAATGCAAATAGCAGGAATAATTATCGGGTTCGAGATCTCCCGAATCAGCTGTTAATGTAATTGATAAAGTTTCTCCACTGGCAATGATCCCACTGGATTGAGAGATATCCAGCCAGTCAACAATCTTGTAAAATTCTATAGCCATATCTTCGTGGATATAGTTATTATTATAAACCATACATAATCCATCATTTCCAGATGCGTTTTGAATACCTATTGTTGTTGTTTCAATATCTCCTTCCAATTGGTGATACTGCAATTTAATTCCACCTTCATCATTTATTATCATTTCAAAATCGTATGTGCCGTTGTTTTGACCGGGATAATGCTGTACTCCGTCAAACATCACGACCAATTGACTGCCATCTGAATAATAATAAACCTCACCAACCCCATTTTCTCCGATGGTGGGATATAGATCATCCCAGAAGCCACATATAGAAGGTCTCGGACCTTCTGTGTTTGGAAGTATTAAATTAGACCAGGCTGTGTTATCATCTCCAAAACCTATCCAGCCATTAGGATTGATCTTGAACTGTGTATAATCCTCACCATAAAAATTATAACTGAAACCAATATCAATTAAATCGGTTCCTTGATCATTATGAGTAAATTCTACTTGTGTACCATTACCACTGATATCTATCCAATCATATTCCGGCCCACCTGCTTCATCACTATCAAACCACATATAACCATATCCATCTGGACCACCGCTATCTCTGCTGCTCAAATAATCTTTGCTTAAATTGAAGACAAGGCTGGCTTCACCTTCATTGCTGATCTGAAGAGTTTGATAACTGGTCTCTCCAGGATCAAGCACAAACATAAATTCCTGAGCATTCAGAATTGCTACAGGAGGTTCTAAGATCGCTGGAGAATTGGTTGTTATTAAAAGTGCCATATTGTCTTCCAGTGGTTTTGCTGCAGTTGGATATGTGTTATTATAAGTGTATTCCAGACCGATTGTGCCTGTCTGATCTTCTATACCAGTTGTACAATATTGACCATGATCCGCACGATAAGAACCACTATTAACATTATTAACTTCATTAAACATTATCAGGATTTCACTATCACCAGTTGGAGTTGGATAATAAACTGGATTCCGAATTATTATCTGGAATGTCTCTTCTGCATTACCCACCTCATTCTGCAATCTAGACCATTCTATAATATAGCGATGATTGGCAGAATCATTATAATAACACACATTCCCGCTAGTACACCTCAAATCATCCCAGAAAGCGGCGATCATTGGTGAGGGTCCTCCAGGACCGGGCAAACGCCAATTCATAAAACCTTCCTGCTCTGTTACTCCCGGTGCAGCCCAACCATTGGAACATACTGTGATCTGATTATATGACACTCCATAAAAATGCATCACAAAGGGCAGATCAAGCACTACACTTTGCCCATATTCTAAATCAGAATAAATGCCTGTGTCATTCCCTGGTCCCCCATATGAAGGATCGATTTCAAACCAGTTATAAATTGGAACAAGGCTATATTCTTCATCTTCATCATCATAGATATAATATCCATACGCATCTGAGCCCAATGGGTCTGATATTGTCACAGTTCCTATCTCTAATAGAAAGCTTGTATTGGTATAATAATTATCAGTCGTGATATAAATATTAACTGGTATCTGTTCACCGGGTAAAATCTGACTGTCTGCTGTAACCTGGAATCTGTTTCCATTATTATTTGCACTGCCACCTGGATAAATGGTTCCAAAGCTGCCATAATCATCTACAATGGATATCCTGTCATCCTCACAGGAGATGGTTGCTGATACTCCATAGGCCGCAAGGTCTCCAAGATTATTTAAGGTCACATACATCTCTGCCATTTCACCAGGATCAAGAATAGCATTTCCCCCGATAATGTTATAATGATCATAATCAAGCATTGGTCCACTTACCTCGATCACCATGGCATCTACCCAGCTCCCGCCATTGGCACTTATATCCATCGTAAACATGATATCAATATTTCCTGGTGTTTCTGAACCTAATGAAATTATATAAGGCTCCAGAGCTACTGCTGTTTCCCCTGCTGCTATAGTACCATAAGAAATATTATTGCTTAATATGGAAATAAATGGTGATGCCGAACGCAGATTCATCGCAACATTACTTTCAGATTCTGTTCCGTAATTATGCATATCAATCCATAATTCTATTGTCTCTCCTGCGTTGCAGACACCATCACCATTACCTTGAGAATTTCCTATTGAATCATCATCAATTGTTAGATCACTCATTGTTACAAGGCTTGCATCATTTACAATATCGATCGTTGATTGATATGGATGATAATTATGACCTGTTACAGTCAGTGTCACTTCTCCCTGACTAAAATTTGCCAGGGGAATAAATGCGCTACCATTAGTATTAGTGTAAGCACTTGCATTTTGATTATCCTGGACCAGAGAAATCCAGGCATTTTCCACTCCCAATCCAGAAAGCAGACTTACATCTATTTCCAGATACTCCAGACCAATATTTATCTCATCATCTAAATCTACATTTATTTCTCGAGGCATATCAGTGTAAATATCAAGTCCGGGATCACCCATAAGATTATTCCAGTGTGAAAATCTTAACACTGCATTACCGGGGTTTTGGGGATAGCACAAATATAAATTCAGCTTACCTCGCACCAAAGCACCTCCCATGCTGTATATTCCTTCCTGGTAAATTCCTGAATGGATCCCCAGGGTCACACTATTATTGAAACAGGTATGTGTCCCGGTAGTTGCAGTGCCTATGGCTCCAATGGCTCCTTTGGGATTCGTAGATGTTCCTGCTTTGGCAAAATACTCGCTAGTGCAGTTATTACCGGCAAAACCTCCTGATGCACAGGTGAGTATTGTCGCAAAGGGAAGCATAAAACCATTTGTGAGTGAATTGATATCACTTGTATTCCAACCGGACATGCCCATATAACCTCTATAGCACATCACACTCACACCTGTATTGATAGCGGAATTCATCTGTCCATCAAAATCACCACTATATACTTCATTAAACATGAATGCACTATTTTCTTCCTGGATCATTTCCTTAACTGCCTTACAAGTAACTACAGTTGACTGCCCGGAAGATGACGGATCACCAACTAGTAAAGCCCTGCGAAACCAGTTTGTATTTCCTGTATAAGGATTGGATTCATAATTGATTATTTTGGAAACAAGAGTCTGCAATTCAGAAGTGTTGTTATATGATAATCTACCCACCATCACATCGGCTAAGACATCTCCTCCATCCAATTGTGAATAGGGCTGATCGCCTTCTCCTCCATAACCTGAATAAGTTTCAAACCAGGTAGGAATACTGTAGCTTCCTCCATGATCACCCACCAGACATACAAATTCCGGGGGATTCTCCCAATTATCATAGGCACTCTGAATATAATTTTTTATTGATGTTGTATTGGTTCCTGTCAAAGAAGTACTGGCTGCATGAACTTCAAATCCTTTTTCTGTTTTCCAGTCCAGCAGATATGCAAGAATATTGTGTACTGTAGTATTATTTGGATAGATAAATAAGTAACACGGTGATTGATATTCCGGTCTTTCCATTATTTGACTGTAGTTTAATATTGTTCCTTTATATATTGGTTCAAAACTTCTGGAAAGTTTGCTTTCTCCTCTGATTGGCTCATTTCCTTCAGTAATCACCTTTATCTTCATTGAGCTGATTACTCTCAATTCTCTGGTTCCAGGATTATATTGAAAGGGCTGGATGGTAAGTCTTACAACGTTGAAATCACGCATAACTGCCTTATCACCTAATTCCACAAGTTCTCCGGGAAATTCCTGATCAAGGGCATAAAAATCCTGATCAATTGTAAAACTCTCTCCCCCGCCTTCACTTTCGAGAATCAATTCACCCTGAGGTTTTATCATTATATCGTAGAAAATTTCTTCTCTTGTTTCTGTTATCTCTATACTTAATTCAGCATCTGCTGGAATAGCAATTAATTTAGAAAATACTGGGATATCCGGCTTGCCGATCTCGAGTAATTCCCCTGCTTCCGGATGAGTTAACACCTGCCAGTCCACTCCATCGAGATTCTCTAAATCCAGATCATACCCATCCAGATTAAATTCAATATTTGTCTCACTGTTATTGGAATCTTCACATTCCATGATATTTTCCGCCGTTAAACCAGTTTCTACCCAGGCTGCGGATAATAAACAGGCTATTGATATTAAAACTACAATGCAAAACTTCTTCACAAAACCTCCAAATTAATGGAGGGGCATACTTTCTGCAGCCCCTCTTAATTTCTTTATTTTTTATTTTAGTAAGATCATTTTTCTGGTTTGAACTCCATCAGATGTCCGCATCATGTAGATATATGCTCCACTGGAACTCAGATTGCCCTTTTCATCTCTACCATCCCAGGTTACCTGATGATATCCTGCTTCCTGCCTGGTTGACAGCAGATTCTTTACTAACTGACCTTTAATATTATAAATACTCATTACAACCATGTCATCATTTGATAATGAATAGTCTATTGTTGTTTCTGGATTAAAGGGATTTGGATAATTTCCATCCAATGTTGAGATCACAGGAGCTACACTCTCATGACCACCCAGATAAACAGATT
Above is a genomic segment from Candidatus Stygibacter australis containing:
- a CDS encoding cohesin domain-containing protein; its protein translation is MKKVFMVILLAMISTLLFGQFENSIITCSSAVENPGDEFNITVGTTELLESWNITAFQFELDFNPAIVTYTGFTAGDVIAGSGSLLANESLPGHVIVAFAHYEAISGVGNLVTINFEAADVGTTPLDVNDFKYNATYLAAGNLIDGTVEVIEYNPYQDVTITTGSGNVTVGNEVVIPVSTTMMTSDMGAISFQFDIDFDPALLSFTSFSLGDVPSPGNFIANEASPGVVSVAYAN
- a CDS encoding lamin tail domain-containing protein is translated as MKKVIIITLFLSISIFAFAQFNDLLFTEYIEGSSNNKALEIYNGTGMEVDLSDYVVLQASNGGNYDEYIDWMSGMLANDDVFIYANSSAVQEILDEADSLGTGICWFNGDDYRGLGKIDPNGQYPIEGPLGDTLMISIIDQIGMYPDDPGSSWAVAGVADATVNHTMVRKFDVIEGIHGNDEWPLAAGTNADDSQWIIYDIDTFEYLGFHGEIAEDPAIEVTVPNGGEMWYVGQTYNITWNNSFFADNVNVYLEVPVRFDIANDIANTGTFEWLISDTVPLSSELLVVVEDAVDGDPMDMSDGFFTIAIMNEIPEIVINEIMYNPSGDLGDDAYFEFLELYNPGTEAADMSGCYFPEGIDYTFDAGAMIDAGAYAVLAVNPDSLFAAFGIVAYGDFAGALGNSGEDIQLVTPDSTEIDYVYYWDNEEGWPTAPDGSGPSLELISPELDNSLAENWQASYATFGTPGAANSVPVSSIGWGNLQWPLSTQIVEGETTENIYGQVWMDGVTGDAGQGMGITAQVGYGADESTPGDDWTWFDTVYNGDSGANDEYMGNLLGMLEGLYDYTYRYIYEGDDIWYYAAEIGNLTVVATPPVEVNITFAVDMQYQEVAPEGVHIAGGFQGWDPAATELLDADLDMIYTITLPLMSGDYHEFKYVNGNAWGGDEANNRNITVPDADSVLTTVLFNDWFPVIDGVFFSEYIEGSSNNKALEIYNGSDAAVDLDNFRIAQAVNGGGWAYWHIFPAGSILEAGDVWVILNDATDPALYLPENADEVLGYPSVVHHNGDDARGLEYSLDGVNWALIDLIGDPDNDPGNGWDVAGVAVGTQNHTLVRKGFVTVGNTDWLAAAGTTAEDGEWIVYDQDTFEYLGYHGEAPEMEVIFNVNMSYQIMLGNFVVGENFVDIGGNFNEWGAVPIVGEDLDEDGIYTMTTMLPLGYGCEFKFRIDGNWDLAEFPGGDNRTYTVIDGVNILDLWFSDEEIPEFTTQDVTVTFSLNMEYVDPVLYAGGISIQGSVVPLGWDPGVNLLTPMRESYTIDILFPAGSIYNVEYKFAMSADGVEWVWENIDNRMFTIDDANATMVLPEVYLNDMIVVSIPEIQTPIDSTDVSPYADQIVSTQGIVTAIASNKYWISTPEGGAWNGMYIYDPDHTPVLGDDVMISGTIFEYYNLTEMQDITGYEVLSSGNELPMPAVVTTLQFSTEEAWESVLVMVENVVVTQESNNYGEWYMNDGTGECQADDAIYHVEPLLDDEFVSITGIGGFGYGVYEFLPRFEEDFVTGPEWIYGDVTGDWSVDAFDAANMLQYAVQLDPIGAPLPWTWQIIAGDVDGNGFVEAYDAALVLQYSVDLIDVFPVELLRSINTPKADITVNVEDNELVFSAKGEFYSLQINIDPLSLNVGTPKIASDVMNAVNQDEFAAAVASSEVLSGEIIRLPYSNVENQGSVTVYYTVNGVNGEYQIDVQDLESDIPLANALIGNYPNPFNPDTNIQLSVADNDTPVSVNIYNVKGQLVKSLFQGNLDQGYHNLLWNGTDNNNQTTGSGVYFYRAQIGGYSSMNKMLMLK
- a CDS encoding C25 family cysteine peptidase, with translation MKKFCIVVLISIACLLSAAWVETGLTAENIMECEDSNNSETNIEFNLDGYDLDLENLDGVDWQVLTHPEAGELLEIGKPDIPVFSKLIAIPADAELSIEITETREEIFYDIMIKPQGELILESEGGGESFTIDQDFYALDQEFPGELVELGDKAVMRDFNVVRLTIQPFQYNPGTRELRVISSMKIKVITEGNEPIRGESKLSRSFEPIYKGTILNYSQIMERPEYQSPCYLFIYPNNTTVHNILAYLLDWKTEKGFEVHAASTSLTGTNTTSIKNYIQSAYDNWENPPEFVCLVGDHGGSYSIPTWFETYSGYGGEGDQPYSQLDGGDVLADVMVGRLSYNNTSELQTLVSKIINYESNPYTGNTNWFRRALLVGDPSSSGQSTVVTCKAVKEMIQEENSAFMFNEVYSGDFDGQMNSAINTGVSVMCYRGYMGMSGWNTSDINSLTNGFMLPFATILTCASGGFAGNNCTSEYFAKAGTSTNPKGAIGAIGTATTGTHTCFNNSVTLGIHSGIYQEGIYSMGGALVRGKLNLYLCYPQNPGNAVLRFSHWNNLMGDPGLDIYTDMPREINVDLDDEINIGLEYLEIDVSLLSGLGVENAWISLVQDNQNASAYTNTNGSAFIPLANFSQGEVTLTVTGHNYHPYQSTIDIVNDASLVTMSDLTIDDDSIGNSQGNGDGVCNAGETIELWIDMHNYGTESESNVAMNLRSASPFISILSNNISYGTIAAGETAVALEPYIISLGSETPGNIDIMFTMDISANGGSWVDAMVIEVSGPMLDYDHYNIIGGNAILDPGEMAEMYVTLNNLGDLAAYGVSATISCEDDRISIVDDYGSFGTIYPGGSANNNGNRFQVTADSQILPGEQIPVNIYITTDNYYTNTSFLLEIGTVTISDPLGSDAYGYYIYDDEDEEYSLVPIYNWFEIDPSYGGPGNDTGIYSDLEYGQSVVLDLPFVMHFYGVSYNQITVCSNGWAAPGVTEQEGFMNWRLPGPGGPSPMIAAFWDDLRCTSGNVCYYNDSANHRYIIEWSRLQNEVGNAEETFQIIIRNPVYYPTPTGDSEILIMFNEVNNVNSGSYRADHGQYCTTGIEDQTGTIGLEYTYNNTYPTAAKPLEDNMALLITTNSPAILEPPVAILNAQEFMFVLDPGETSYQTLQISNEGEASLVFNLSKDYLSSRDSGGPDGYGYMWFDSDEAGGPEYDWIDISGNGTQVEFTHNDQGTDLIDIGFSYNFYGEDYTQFKINPNGWIGFGDDNTAWSNLILPNTEGPRPSICGFWDDLYPTIGENGVGEVYYYSDGSQLVVMFDGVQHYPGQNNGTYDFEMIINDEGGIKLQYHQLEGDIETTTIGIQNASGNDGLCMVYNNNYIHEDMAIEFYKIVDWLDISQSSGIIASGETLSITLTADSGDLEPDNYSCYLHLSTNDPEVSMLDIPVTMNIGGQNITYGDVDGNGFVESYDASITIQYFVGMDPIPEIDPLPWEVIRIISADVDGNGYVESYDASLILQYFVGLIDVFPVEQNMRSKTGELKPVIDKKKEAINPEIKKPQNLLYKK